ACAGTTAGCAAATCACAGAGTCATAGTTTCTCAAATTGCTAGCAGACTTGGAAGTTCGGACTTGGCTCTACAATACCTTGAAAAATGCTTGTATTATGTGAACATAGGCAGCAATGATTACATGAACAATTACTTCCTTCCCCAGCTCTACCCAGCAAGCCGCATTTATAGCCTTGAGCAGTATGCACAAGCTCTGATTGAAGAGTTATCTCTGAATTTACTGGTATCCAATGAAATTTTCTGTTTCACAAattattagaatatatataattctaaaTCCTGCTAAAGCATTCTCATAATATTAATCATACTTGTTTTGTATGGTAAGTATTGAGTGATTTTTATGTTTCTAAgacatttcttaaaaaaaaatgtttctaagACATTAaatgtattagtttttttatttaatacttttttatagaGAAAATGGTCCTTGTATTGACAATGTAagattttaaaagtcatatatcTGTCATGATTTCCAATAAATTGATAGTGTAAATTCTTAAAGTGAgagtatataaaattaaactcgTTTTTTTATAAAGCATCGGAAAGTTTTGTCAGAGGATATAACATTACTTTTTGGAATGATAGTAGTAGCATATAGATTGAAGCTACAGCATTGATGATATGATGGTTGAGCAGgacaatttgattatgatggGCAGGCTTTACATGACCTAGGAGCGAGAAAGTATGTGTTGGCTAGGTTGGGACGTATAGGATGCACTCCATCTGTGATGCATTCTCATGGGACAAATGGATCTTGTGTTGAAGAGCAAAATGCTGCTACATCTGATTATAATAACAAGCTTAAAGCTCTAGTGGATCAATTCAATGACAGGTTCTCTGCTAATTCCAAATTCATCCTTATACCCAATGAATCAAACGCCATTGACATTGCACATGGTAATAAGTTTGGTTTTCTAATTCTTCAATCCACATCTCTAAGAGATGCAtacaatatagttttttttatcagcaaatatgaattgttagttttttatataatattatatataaccaTATATAATAGTGCATGTGTCTCAGGGTTTTTGGTTTCGGATGCTGCTTGCTGCCCATCAGGGTGTAATCCTGATCAAAAGCCGTGCAATAATAGGAGTCACTATTTGTTTTGGGATGAAGTTCATCCCACCGAGGCATGGAACCTAGTAAATGCAATATCAGTTTATAATTCTACAATTGGTCCGGCCTTCAATTATCCAATGGATATCAAGCAACTTGTAGAAAGTGAAATTAAGAGGGAATTGGAGTTCACAAATGAGTCCCCTTCACAGCCAAGTGCCACTGAATAAGTTCTGGTCATCATGTGGTTTTCATATGGAGCAGAATTAATTGAGTTGAATATGTATGAAGTAATGGCCTGCCACTGAATTGAAGGACAAAGTGGAGTGAATCCAGTGAGTAAAGTGACTATCCTGCCTCAGATTTGATCCAATTTATATTGGATTACTTGATTAACTATA
The nucleotide sequence above comes from Glycine soja cultivar W05 chromosome 11, ASM419377v2, whole genome shotgun sequence. Encoded proteins:
- the LOC114376675 gene encoding GDSL esterase/lipase At1g29670-like isoform X2 → MACETKTWLVMVLLFLAANYLQDCVHGVSQVPCLFIFGDSLSDSGNNNELPTSAKSNYRPYGIDFPLGPTGRFTNGRTEIDIITQLLGFEKFIPPFANTSGSDILKGVNYASGGAGIRVETSSHLGATISFGLQLANHRVIVSQIASRLGSSDLALQYLEKCLYYVNIGSNDYMNNYFLPQLYPASRIYSLEQYAQALIEELSLNLLALHDLGARKYVLARLGRIGCTPSVMHSHGTNGSCVEEQNAATSDYNNKLKALVDQFNDSACVSGFLVSDAACCPSGCNPDQKPCNNRSHYLFWDEVHPTEAWNLVNAISVYNSTIGPAFNYPMDIKQLVESEIKRELEFTNESPSQPSATE
- the LOC114376675 gene encoding GDSL esterase/lipase At1g29670-like isoform X3 — its product is MACETKTWLVMVLLFLAANYLQDCVHGVSQVPCLFIFGDSLSDSGNNNELPTSAKSNYRPYGIDFPLGPTGRFTNGRTEIDIITQLLGFEKFIPPFANTSGSDILKGVNYASGGAGIRVETSSHLGATISFGLQLANHRVIVSQIASRLGSSDLALQYLEKCLYYVNIGSNDYMNNYFLPQLYPASRIYSLEQYAQALIEELSLNLLALHDLGARKYVLARLGRIGCTPSVMHSHGTNGSCVEEQNAATSDYNNKLKALVDQFNDRFSANSKFILIPNESNAIDIAHVHVSQGFWFRMLLAAHQGVILIKSRAIIGVTICFGMKFIPPRHGT
- the LOC114376675 gene encoding GDSL esterase/lipase At1g29670-like isoform X1, translated to MACETKTWLVMVLLFLAANYLQDCVHGVSQVPCLFIFGDSLSDSGNNNELPTSAKSNYRPYGIDFPLGPTGRFTNGRTEIDIITQLLGFEKFIPPFANTSGSDILKGVNYASGGAGIRVETSSHLGATISFGLQLANHRVIVSQIASRLGSSDLALQYLEKCLYYVNIGSNDYMNNYFLPQLYPASRIYSLEQYAQALIEELSLNLLALHDLGARKYVLARLGRIGCTPSVMHSHGTNGSCVEEQNAATSDYNNKLKALVDQFNDRFSANSKFILIPNESNAIDIAHGFLVSDAACCPSGCNPDQKPCNNRSHYLFWDEVHPTEAWNLVNAISVYNSTIGPAFNYPMDIKQLVESEIKRELEFTNESPSQPSATE